Proteins from a genomic interval of Candidatus Neomarinimicrobiota bacterium:
- the secF gene encoding protein translocase subunit SecF, which produces MELFRDTKIDFIGKRKIGMKFSLTLIIVGILSLIVHGGPRLGIDFLGGTLVQMKFEEPVSSVDVRSAVSEAGYEGAVIQQFGDDREVLIRILEAEGSGEDAKIISEALGNYFSGNAYEIRKVEKVGPKIGAELRGNAVLAIFVALIGIVIYITFRFEFKFAIGALIALAHDVIITLGIFSVLDIEINLAVIAAFLTIVGYSLNDTIVIYDRIRENIKSMRHDSYETIVNTSINNSLARTVVTSFTTFMVVFILYTMGGEVISGFSFAMMIGVVIGTYSSIFIASPVLIEWQARDAAKKRATVAASGTR; this is translated from the coding sequence ATGGAACTTTTTAGAGACACAAAAATAGATTTTATCGGGAAACGTAAAATTGGAATGAAATTCTCACTCACATTGATTATCGTTGGCATACTTTCGCTGATCGTTCACGGCGGACCGCGATTGGGAATTGATTTCCTCGGCGGAACGTTAGTTCAAATGAAATTTGAAGAACCGGTTTCAAGCGTTGATGTTCGTTCGGCTGTTTCCGAAGCAGGGTATGAAGGCGCTGTTATTCAACAGTTCGGCGATGACCGTGAAGTGCTTATCAGAATACTTGAAGCAGAGGGAAGTGGAGAAGATGCAAAAATAATTTCTGAGGCACTCGGAAATTATTTCTCAGGTAATGCCTATGAGATTCGGAAAGTAGAAAAAGTGGGACCCAAAATCGGAGCGGAATTGAGAGGAAATGCTGTCCTGGCAATTTTCGTAGCACTGATCGGCATCGTTATTTATATAACTTTCCGGTTCGAATTTAAATTCGCCATCGGCGCATTAATCGCCTTGGCTCACGATGTGATAATCACTCTCGGCATATTCAGCGTGTTAGATATCGAAATCAATCTTGCTGTAATCGCGGCATTTCTAACGATTGTCGGCTACTCTTTGAATGATACTATAGTAATTTATGACCGGATAAGAGAGAATATCAAATCCATGCGTCATGATTCGTACGAAACTATTGTCAACACAAGTATAAACAATTCACTTGCCAGAACTGTTGTCACTTCCTTTACTACATTTATGGTGGTATTTATTCTCTATACAATGGGCGGAGAAGTTATCTCAGGATTTTCATTTGCGATGATGATCGGCGTGGTAATCGGAACGTATTCATCTATATTTATCGCAAGCCCGGTTCTCATCGAATGGCAGGCAAGAGATGCTGCCAAAAAACGCGCTACTGTTGCAGCGAGCGGAACGAGGTAA